A portion of the Candidatus Manganitrophaceae bacterium genome contains these proteins:
- a CDS encoding glycosyltransferase family 4 protein, with the protein MVTMLHILETLSDFGGTPRKLLYLTKYANRNQCKFIFLLFRSSSLDKDFESLEKEFTQHGATILKFNTTSFLKLAWKIRLEAMRLEADVICTHYTRALVAGYLASKSLGLPLIHHEHSSAHYRKGIGRVLGGFCLPRAEATICNSKYTMNTIQTGYPGATGKLHVVYNPVEERLVGVERRAFRDQVGARSSDILIGHVGGMIPQRDQKTLIKAFREIHSEFTNTKLVLIGDGPVQSELKSLVQSLGLTTDVIFTGYTRDVGEYLNAIDIYVNPTLDEGFGIAVVEAMLAKLPVILSDQGAHPELVLEGQNGFLYPGGDAESLAKKVKLLIENPDQRKNIGIKAYESAKTSFAPSIFASNYLHIVESILKNSKSSNRPIQQRGAQWS; encoded by the coding sequence ATGGTGACGATGCTTCATATTCTTGAAACTCTCTCTGATTTTGGTGGTACACCGAGGAAATTACTCTATCTGACAAAGTACGCCAATCGGAATCAATGCAAATTCATTTTTCTTCTCTTCAGATCGTCTTCCTTGGACAAAGACTTCGAATCGCTGGAGAAGGAATTCACACAACATGGCGCGACGATTCTGAAATTTAATACCACTTCCTTTTTAAAACTGGCTTGGAAAATACGATTGGAAGCAATGAGACTTGAAGCCGATGTGATCTGTACCCACTATACCCGCGCTCTTGTAGCGGGGTATCTGGCGTCAAAGAGTCTAGGCCTCCCGCTGATCCACCATGAGCATAGCAGCGCTCATTATCGTAAAGGGATCGGGCGAGTGCTGGGAGGATTTTGCCTTCCCAGAGCGGAGGCCACCATTTGTAACTCGAAATACACGATGAATACGATTCAAACAGGATATCCGGGCGCTACAGGAAAATTACATGTCGTCTACAATCCGGTGGAAGAGCGTCTTGTTGGCGTGGAGCGAAGGGCATTTAGAGATCAGGTGGGGGCAAGATCAAGTGACATTTTAATCGGTCATGTCGGGGGAATGATTCCACAGCGGGACCAAAAAACATTGATCAAGGCCTTCCGTGAAATCCATTCTGAATTTACAAACACAAAATTAGTGTTGATTGGGGACGGGCCGGTCCAATCCGAGTTGAAATCCCTCGTTCAAAGTTTAGGACTAACAACAGATGTGATTTTTACCGGCTACACCCGCGATGTGGGAGAATATTTGAATGCGATTGATATCTATGTCAATCCGACCCTCGATGAAGGATTTGGAATCGCCGTCGTAGAAGCGATGTTAGCAAAGCTGCCTGTGATCTTATCCGATCAGGGGGCACACCCCGAATTAGTTTTAGAGGGGCAGAATGGATTTCTCTATCCCGGAGGGGACGCGGAGTCTCTGGCAAAAAAGGTCAAATTGCTTATTGAAAATCCTGACCAGAGAAAAAACATCGGAATAAAAGCATATGAAAGTGCAAAAACATCTTTCGCCCCATCCATCTTTGCCTCAAACTACCTTCATATAGTAGAAAGCATTTTAAAAAATTCTAAATCATCCAACCGTCCTATCCAACAGCGTGGCGCTCAATGGAGCTGA
- a CDS encoding family 10 glycosylhydrolase yields the protein MHGRMYPIIFSLSMIMAVGILGYSKEGFPGLTEGEDVILSEHFDPIQNRQAAGAQGSGLELHDAMFTPSDKGGQALQLDAGTYATINPSKRISAKAGTISFWTKPIWGEDKGSHTFLTMPWADGKKSYMAISFGWWEPQGLQRLYFIVSNQEGMHCAVPYKIDPDAWIMITAVWKSGNDGYCKLFINGTKIVEQTKSFSGEYTNAGPIYLGSDRGATDQRGRSAVALFDDLTILGRPLSTEEVIKSYKNDEKNLQTASGGKWKWLEQGISIPLEQKRNGQGKLLESRVIFDEDMHWAFSKKAADDILTKVKAAGFNVYIPCVWHGNGTYYPTSLAPMDPKLASIIPGGYDPLAYLIQKAHSMGIEIHPWFTVALRQGTLLPKFYEEGVPQDAYDVHKPEFRKFITDLMLDLVQRYDADGINLDYIRTVGICTSDDCQKDYLEKTGNNFKLDYALRGVLGPARDRIERWQDDAVTDIVQSFVTNARKMKPKLIISVDGHPKPPDEKRALEGRDELRWANEGLIDVIFDMDYKERIDFETVDRLRKALKQPEKVIVMFGNYDKPDEKSSVIPRPGALVAKYAAFAQHKWPNNGVGLYIYSMLNDEQVIALKKGPFAEDALPRWRG from the coding sequence GTGCATGGACGCATGTATCCAATTATTTTTAGCTTAAGCATGATAATGGCAGTTGGTATCCTTGGTTATTCAAAAGAGGGTTTTCCCGGTCTCACTGAAGGGGAAGATGTCATCCTATCTGAGCATTTTGATCCGATTCAAAATCGGCAAGCTGCCGGCGCTCAAGGAAGCGGTTTAGAACTTCATGATGCCATGTTTACTCCCAGCGACAAAGGAGGACAGGCGTTACAACTCGATGCAGGGACTTACGCGACAATAAACCCTTCCAAAAGGATCAGTGCTAAGGCGGGAACCATTTCATTCTGGACCAAGCCGATTTGGGGAGAAGATAAGGGATCGCATACTTTTCTCACAATGCCCTGGGCGGATGGCAAAAAAAGTTATATGGCGATTTCATTCGGATGGTGGGAACCACAGGGACTACAACGCCTCTATTTTATTGTAAGCAACCAAGAAGGTATGCATTGTGCCGTACCATATAAGATTGATCCAGATGCCTGGATTATGATTACGGCCGTCTGGAAAAGTGGCAATGATGGCTATTGTAAGCTTTTTATAAACGGCACAAAAATCGTAGAACAAACGAAGTCCTTCTCGGGAGAATACACCAACGCTGGACCAATCTATTTAGGCTCTGATAGGGGTGCGACCGATCAGCGGGGACGGAGTGCGGTTGCACTTTTTGACGACCTTACTATCCTTGGTCGGCCGCTTTCTACGGAAGAGGTCATAAAGTCATATAAAAATGACGAAAAAAACCTGCAAACAGCCTCTGGGGGCAAATGGAAATGGCTTGAACAGGGAATCTCTATTCCCTTGGAACAAAAGAGAAATGGCCAAGGAAAACTTTTGGAGAGCCGAGTCATTTTTGATGAAGATATGCACTGGGCATTTTCCAAAAAAGCAGCCGACGACATCTTAACAAAGGTAAAGGCAGCCGGGTTCAATGTTTACATCCCTTGTGTCTGGCATGGAAACGGTACCTACTATCCGACATCTTTAGCACCCATGGATCCCAAGCTGGCATCGATCATTCCTGGTGGATATGATCCGTTAGCCTACCTCATTCAGAAGGCCCATAGTATGGGGATTGAAATACATCCCTGGTTTACGGTTGCACTAAGGCAGGGAACCCTCCTCCCGAAATTCTATGAAGAAGGAGTTCCGCAAGATGCTTATGATGTACACAAACCAGAATTTAGAAAGTTTATTACGGATCTGATGCTTGATCTTGTACAGCGCTATGACGCCGACGGAATCAACCTAGATTATATTCGAACGGTCGGCATTTGTACCTCGGATGATTGTCAGAAGGATTATCTTGAAAAAACGGGTAATAACTTTAAATTAGATTATGCGCTAAGAGGAGTCTTAGGCCCTGCCAGAGATCGTATCGAGAGGTGGCAGGATGATGCGGTCACGGACATCGTCCAAAGTTTTGTAACCAACGCAAGAAAAATGAAACCCAAATTAATTATTAGTGTTGACGGCCATCCAAAACCTCCCGATGAAAAGAGAGCTCTCGAGGGAAGAGATGAACTGAGGTGGGCCAATGAAGGTTTAATTGATGTAATCTTTGATATGGATTACAAGGAAAGGATAGATTTTGAAACGGTTGACCGGTTGCGAAAAGCTTTAAAGCAGCCTGAGAAGGTAATCGTTATGTTTGGGAACTATGATAAGCCTGACGAAAAATCGAGTGTAATACCGAGGCCAGGGGCATTGGTTGCCAAGTATGCCGCCTTTGCCCAGCACAAGTGGCCTAATAATGGCGTAGGGCTCTACATCTATAGCATGTTAAATGATGAGCAGGTAATTGCTTTAAAGAAAGGTCCCTTCGCGGAAGATGCGCTTCCGCGCTGGAGAGGTTAA
- a CDS encoding VPLPA-CTERM sorting domain-containing protein produces MKKLIVVLALLLGTIAGGQSAANADELTFPLDQLISPISIPNIPPQAVVTMADDGNKVRFDITNISSGKLQSLFFNFSGDPLGHDPRDLRFSDVMVEGSALGSDAFRTRLAPTDTARRGNLFVEGGGFFDGKLVLNRDFLLGSGDTLSFDLGINGVNLSPNDFNVKSLADGSGGPTFTLASRIIGLSGGSVWVGGLTPVPLPASFLLFGSSLIGLAAIARRKLAA; encoded by the coding sequence ATGAAGAAACTGATAGTCGTACTGGCTCTATTGTTGGGAACGATTGCGGGAGGACAGAGCGCCGCGAATGCGGACGAGTTGACCTTTCCACTCGATCAGCTCATCAGCCCCATTTCCATTCCCAATATCCCCCCCCAGGCTGTGGTCACCATGGCCGATGACGGAAACAAGGTCCGATTTGATATTACCAATATCTCGTCGGGCAAGCTTCAGTCACTTTTTTTCAATTTCAGTGGCGATCCCCTCGGCCATGACCCGCGTGATTTAAGGTTCAGCGACGTCATGGTCGAAGGTTCCGCGCTGGGTTCAGACGCATTCAGAACACGTCTGGCTCCGACCGACACGGCAAGAAGAGGAAATCTTTTTGTCGAAGGTGGGGGCTTTTTCGACGGAAAGCTTGTTCTGAACCGAGACTTTCTTCTCGGAAGCGGGGATACTCTCTCTTTTGATCTGGGTATCAATGGAGTGAATCTTTCTCCCAACGACTTCAACGTCAAGTCTCTGGCGGATGGATCGGGAGGGCCGACCTTTACGTTGGCTTCTCGGATCATTGGCCTAAGCGGAGGGTCCGTTTGGGTCGGTGGGTTAACACCGGTTCCACTTCCAGCCTCTTTTCTTCTCTTTGGATCGAGCCTGATCGGCTTGGCTGCCATTGCCCGAAGGAAATTGGCCGCATAA